A genomic stretch from Flavobacterium humidisoli includes:
- a CDS encoding gliding motility-associated C-terminal domain-containing protein codes for MKKKFTFCSLNHQMRLLGLLTLFFICTNAFAQTICRPVSQTNSAGGGLLCLGVDVNSPANAFDSAGLSTYATLTNGVAVLGCFAEETMTLNQTARAGDQVAIYFGTGNGLLDLTLLSNATVQAKNSGTNVGSSVALNSPLLNLNLLSGNTVAVAKFPITGDTNQIQIQVGGGLLSLLVSLRVYDVRLEFAQPTVSGGLSQTVCAGVPTTLTATPAAGTSLAWYSSEFSTTALAVGNTYTAPALTANTTYFIGITRAAGCEGNVRVPVALNVSNPTIPAISNVGTTVCSTGATQQTTLSVVNAAPGTTYNWYSSSSGGPILASGTTYSPTVPLGTTQFFVEAAIGSCVSSRTPVSVVSTAVPATPTVLTQSVTIQSGQNATLSASTTEVGAQLNWYETSTGGTAVATNTATFTTPILTATKTYYVEAQSPNGNCVSATRIPVTVTVQPTALGGCLEASSQVTTQVGICLLCNATNPNFSVDGNPATATRLTIPANVLGSMQQTLQFTNPGKAGDIVDVDLELPGGLADVQLLSAISLATYNGATYNNDRVTINNPLITLQLLSGTRYRASVTAGANFDRVEVRLGGVLGLITNLDIYQATYRYKAPVVSGNTTICSGQTTTLNANLALGETIKWYDAPTGGNLLNSTASFTTPALAADTTYYVEVTRNGCVDSVRNPVAVTVSNPVAPTTISVVPTNLCSGENTTITIQSPVAGTTYNWYDDATAGTLVFTGTSFVTPSLTVPTTYYIEAVIGTCLSARTPVAVNVNARPAAPVAVSSSVIIQSGQNVQLSVVSNPGISYLWYDVPTGGTFLQGTGSNTYTPNPALTANKTFYVEAVDTASDCKSSSRTPINVIVTNTVSTCLQPSTQAITVDPGLLCVLCNGINGANAVDGNPNTFSSLTITAGVLNSYIQQQLNFLTPGQAGDIIDVELELPGGLADIALLGSVSIGTSLGGTENPGRLAVNNSLLNLQVLSGNKFKVSYPTTAAFDRVDIRLGALVGLLTTVNIYGASYRFPNATITGAAAPICAGQTATLAASSTGTETFTWYDAPTGGNIVAVSPTLPLTATTIYYLEATRGGTCVNSVRQPVTVNVLPIPTDADINVTTPIEASCTGEAVIAPTTTIPGAAFKYYTDQNKTTEIVDGSVDGSITFAKDANGVLTISGLASGSTHSYFISILNGGTCENVNGTLKEVVINSPSTTPLTVITTPLQACGSANLVNAIVGFDSSGATTYTFYDPSNNVITADAAANITVSGVYSIEAKNTSSTCTSAKETVTVTINALPSLTITTPQESVNVGTDVPLNAVSTGTITWFNPQGVAIAGPPFTTGPLNTPGVYTYTAVATDGTCSTSATKIINVIDLTSCQNLTERVYATGQSEGTIISGDVTNNANAVDGNPQTFSTITTGLGLLGIGTTWQNLTWPANIAKGTPVTVKLGSEYSLLAVGQNLSVVGTKNGNLIGAAQPVSGSLLNLISGDNTYEFTFVPSDASGPQDYDGIRIISSSLVSVAQNVKVFDAHYNKPVTAVTCTPGDIQDIFYGATDLGLPIGAVTAAVGVSDAWNIADNDVTTFATMYSGVSALASADLTVQFKTPSVLSDTLRIVVSKPGTLLSVNLLTGFTIQRYLGNVAVGAPIQNTSTLLSIKLLPGNSLAMVLVSSPTEIYDRVRIRLGGVVGVLDFLRVHTVERTANTTVIGADPQNKITVCPGTEIELQIPEVACSTYRWYDAETGGNLVASGPTFTVPDNLTAGIYKYYVQPVRYGCENYARGEVTVEVKASAPVNALTDITLNGGTATSICSASGTVTLATGLSGTPVLTNPVYHWYSFNGTTSQLIPGETTAQLIVNGLAPGTYTYFVGVSSDELCETAAADRKQITFTILPPSTVNDILVDDVTVCPGLSASLTPTAPALTSPVFTWYLDAAKTQPITNGDVIAGVTYAVDAAGILTATGLTKAVSPITYYVAVSSTNTCENLAGTLQDAVIIVSDPNTPTTTNSTQDFCLSSNPTVANIQVNESNVIWYDAAIGGNVIASTTSLVSRIYYGAVTDALTGCESSVRLEVTVNVNDPGTPTLVTAGTQNFCLANAPTFASIQTNETNIVWYTALTGGTLIPSTTALTTGQYFAAILDPASGCESALRLTVDVIVNDPGTPTLVTAGTQNFCQEDAPTFASIQTNETNIVWYTALTGGTLIPSTTALTTGQYFAAILDPVSGCESAARLTVDVIVNDPGTPTLVTAGTQNFCLANAPTFASVQFNQANIVWYTALTGGTLIPSTTALTTGQYFAAISDPVSGCESAARLTVDVIVNDPGTPTLVTAGTQNFCLANAPTFASIQTNEANIVWYTALTGGTLIPSTTALTTGQYFAAILDPASGCESALRLTVDVIVNDPGTPTLVTAGTQNFCQEDSPTFASIQTNETNIVWYTALTGGTLIPSTTALTTGQYFAAILDPASGCESAARLTVDVIVNDPGTPTLVTAGTQNFCLANAPTFASVQFNQANIVWYTALTGGTAIPSTTALTTGQYFAAISDPVSGCESAARLTVDVIVNDPGTPTLVTAGTQNFCLANAPTFASIQTNEANIVWYTALTGGTLIPSTTALTTGQYFAAILDPASGCESVSRLTVDVIVNDPGTPTLVTAGTQNFCQEDSPTFASIQTNETNIVWYTALTGGTLIPSTTALTTGQYFAAILDPASGCESAARLTVDVIVNDPGTPTLVTAGTQNFCLANAPTFASVQFNQANIAWYTALTGGTAIPSTTALTSGTYYAAISDSTTGCESAARLAVDVIVNDPGTPTLVTAGTQNFCLVNAPTFASVQFNQTNIVWYTALTGGTAIPSTTALTTGQYFAAISDPATGCESVTRLSVDVNVTDPATPTTTAIAQTFCTGTNPTVANIQVNESNVVWYTTQTGGTALAATTALTTTTYFGAIKDPATGCESSVRLQVAVTVGNTLNPTTNSTAQTFCSANAPTIANIQVNESNVTWFTAATGGTAIPAGTALTSGIYFGNIVDPSGCESSTRLQVTVTVVDPSATPTTANTTQNFCILNSPTVANIQVNEANVVWYSTATGGTAIAPTTALVTGTYYGAVSSAIGCENPARLVVTVNVNSPSVITTPRTTQTFCLSALPTLASIFVNETNVVWYASATGGTALANTTPLTATTYYAGSLTNTFNGCDNGPRLGVTIAFEDDAAVQLATTDDTPCVFKGVTYSIANGKSNYVWTINGGTIVSGGGTNDGSVTVSWSDIGPGKVTVAYVNNCDERTIKTLDVTVASCSDLTITHTVDNPTPNFGDKVTFTITVNNVGEGDFINTIVSDLLPSGLQLVSSSATAGTYDPATQLWTIPTLTAGQSVVLTVVAEVLSSGNYTSVATVEISTPLDVDASNNSASVTIEPICLTVYNEFTPNNDGKNDLFRIDCIESYPNNELKVFNRYGALVYSKTRYENDWNGTANVSGVVNRGDMLPTGTYFYVITIGDGTVKKGWLSIMR; via the coding sequence ATGAAAAAAAAATTTACTTTTTGTAGTCTCAATCATCAAATGAGATTATTAGGACTTTTAACTTTATTCTTTATATGCACTAATGCATTCGCTCAGACTATTTGTAGACCTGTGTCTCAGACAAATAGTGCAGGGGGAGGGCTTTTGTGTTTAGGAGTAGATGTTAATAGTCCTGCCAATGCTTTTGATAGCGCTGGCTTATCCACTTATGCAACCTTAACCAATGGTGTTGCAGTACTTGGATGTTTTGCAGAAGAAACAATGACCTTAAACCAAACGGCTAGAGCTGGTGACCAAGTTGCGATATACTTTGGTACAGGCAACGGATTGCTTGATTTAACCTTGTTATCAAATGCAACTGTTCAAGCTAAAAATTCTGGAACCAATGTAGGTTCAAGTGTGGCTTTAAATAGCCCGCTTTTGAATTTGAATTTGTTAAGCGGTAATACTGTTGCTGTTGCAAAGTTTCCTATTACAGGTGATACCAACCAAATTCAAATTCAGGTTGGTGGTGGACTTTTAAGTCTTTTAGTAAGCTTAAGAGTCTATGATGTTAGGCTAGAATTTGCACAACCTACGGTATCTGGCGGTTTATCGCAGACGGTTTGTGCTGGGGTTCCGACCACTCTTACAGCGACACCAGCTGCGGGTACTTCGCTGGCTTGGTACAGTTCTGAGTTTTCAACAACAGCTTTGGCAGTGGGAAATACTTATACAGCTCCTGCGTTAACAGCAAATACAACATATTTTATAGGAATAACTAGAGCTGCAGGCTGCGAAGGAAATGTTCGTGTACCTGTGGCCTTGAATGTTTCTAACCCGACCATTCCGGCCATTAGTAATGTTGGAACAACGGTTTGTTCGACAGGCGCAACTCAACAAACGACTTTATCGGTTGTAAATGCTGCTCCAGGAACAACTTACAACTGGTACTCTTCGTCAAGTGGTGGCCCTATTTTAGCTAGTGGAACTACTTATTCTCCGACAGTGCCATTAGGAACAACTCAATTTTTTGTGGAGGCTGCTATTGGTAGCTGCGTTAGTTCTCGTACGCCAGTAAGTGTTGTTTCGACAGCGGTACCGGCTACACCTACAGTTCTTACACAAAGTGTGACAATACAATCTGGACAGAATGCAACTTTAAGTGCATCGACTACAGAGGTTGGAGCACAATTAAACTGGTATGAAACTTCAACTGGAGGAACAGCTGTTGCAACAAATACAGCAACCTTTACAACCCCAATTTTAACAGCTACTAAAACGTATTACGTTGAAGCACAAAGTCCAAATGGAAATTGTGTTAGCGCGACTAGAATACCGGTTACAGTAACTGTTCAACCAACAGCTTTAGGCGGATGTCTTGAAGCCAGCAGTCAGGTAACTACTCAAGTTGGCATATGTTTATTGTGTAATGCTACAAATCCGAATTTTTCTGTAGACGGAAATCCTGCAACTGCAACAAGACTCACTATTCCTGCCAATGTATTAGGATCTATGCAGCAAACATTACAATTTACAAATCCAGGAAAAGCTGGTGATATTGTTGATGTTGACTTAGAATTGCCTGGAGGTTTAGCAGATGTTCAGTTGTTAAGCGCGATTAGTTTAGCAACTTATAATGGTGCGACTTATAATAATGATAGAGTTACGATTAATAATCCTCTTATTACTTTACAGTTATTAAGCGGTACTAGATATAGAGCAAGTGTTACAGCTGGTGCTAATTTTGACCGTGTAGAAGTTCGTTTAGGAGGTGTACTTGGTCTTATAACTAATTTAGATATTTATCAGGCAACTTATAGATATAAAGCTCCAGTTGTTTCTGGAAATACTACAATTTGCAGCGGACAAACTACAACTTTAAATGCTAATCTGGCTTTAGGTGAAACTATTAAATGGTATGATGCTCCAACTGGTGGAAATTTATTAAACAGCACAGCTTCCTTTACAACTCCAGCTTTGGCAGCTGATACAACTTATTATGTTGAAGTAACTCGTAACGGTTGCGTCGATAGTGTAAGAAATCCTGTTGCTGTTACAGTTAGTAATCCAGTGGCACCAACAACAATTTCAGTTGTGCCAACAAATTTATGTAGTGGAGAAAATACAACTATAACAATCCAATCACCTGTTGCTGGTACAACTTATAATTGGTATGATGATGCTACAGCAGGAACTTTGGTATTTACAGGAACTTCTTTTGTAACTCCAAGTCTGACTGTTCCAACTACCTATTATATTGAAGCAGTAATTGGAACTTGTCTAAGTGCTCGTACACCTGTTGCAGTTAACGTTAACGCTAGACCAGCTGCACCAGTTGCTGTGTCTTCAAGTGTTATTATTCAGTCAGGTCAGAATGTACAGCTTTCTGTTGTAAGTAATCCTGGGATTTCCTATTTATGGTATGATGTCCCAACAGGAGGAACTTTTTTGCAAGGTACTGGTAGCAATACCTATACACCTAATCCGGCTTTAACGGCAAATAAAACATTTTATGTTGAAGCGGTAGATACAGCATCAGATTGTAAAAGTAGTTCAAGAACTCCTATAAATGTGATCGTAACCAATACGGTTAGCACTTGTTTACAGCCAAGTACACAAGCAATAACGGTTGACCCTGGTTTATTGTGTGTTTTATGTAATGGGATTAATGGGGCTAACGCAGTTGACGGAAATCCAAATACATTTTCTTCTTTAACAATAACTGCGGGAGTGCTTAATTCATACATACAGCAACAATTAAATTTTCTAACACCTGGTCAAGCTGGAGATATTATTGATGTTGAATTAGAATTACCAGGTGGTCTTGCTGATATAGCATTGCTGGGATCTGTAAGCATAGGAACTTCTTTAGGAGGAACTGAAAATCCAGGTAGACTTGCAGTAAACAATAGTTTATTGAATTTACAAGTATTATCAGGTAACAAATTTAAAGTTAGTTACCCAACAACTGCCGCATTCGATAGAGTGGATATTAGATTGGGAGCATTAGTTGGCTTATTGACTACTGTAAACATTTATGGAGCTTCTTATAGATTTCCAAATGCTACAATAACTGGAGCGGCGGCACCAATTTGTGCTGGTCAAACAGCAACATTGGCGGCTTCTTCTACAGGAACTGAAACATTTACATGGTATGATGCTCCTACAGGGGGAAATATTGTGGCAGTTAGCCCAACTCTTCCATTAACTGCTACTACAATTTATTATTTAGAAGCAACTCGTGGAGGAACTTGTGTAAATAGTGTTCGTCAGCCTGTAACGGTTAACGTATTGCCTATCCCAACAGATGCTGATATTAACGTTACAACTCCTATTGAAGCATCTTGTACAGGAGAAGCTGTTATAGCTCCTACGACGACAATTCCAGGAGCAGCATTTAAATATTATACAGATCAAAATAAAACTACAGAAATTGTAGACGGAAGTGTAGATGGAAGTATAACATTTGCGAAAGATGCTAATGGAGTACTTACAATTTCAGGTTTGGCAAGTGGAAGCACTCACAGTTATTTTATTTCTATTTTAAATGGTGGTACTTGTGAAAATGTAAACGGAACTTTGAAAGAGGTGGTAATCAATTCTCCTTCAACAACGCCTTTAACAGTTATCACTACTCCATTGCAAGCTTGTGGAAGTGCTAATTTGGTAAATGCAATTGTAGGTTTTGATTCATCTGGAGCTACTACTTATACGTTCTATGACCCTTCAAATAATGTAATAACTGCTGATGCCGCTGCAAATATAACAGTAAGTGGTGTTTATTCTATAGAAGCAAAGAATACATCTAGTACTTGTACTTCGGCCAAAGAAACGGTAACGGTAACAATTAATGCTTTACCAAGTTTAACGATAACTACTCCGCAAGAATCTGTAAACGTTGGAACAGATGTTCCGTTAAATGCAGTTTCTACAGGAACGATTACATGGTTTAACCCACAAGGAGTTGCAATTGCAGGCCCTCCATTTACAACAGGACCTTTAAATACTCCGGGAGTTTATACTTATACAGCTGTAGCAACTGACGGAACTTGTAGTACATCAGCAACTAAGATTATCAATGTGATCGATCTTACTAGTTGTCAAAACTTAACAGAACGAGTTTATGCAACAGGACAAAGTGAAGGAACTATAATTAGTGGAGATGTTACAAACAATGCAAATGCAGTCGATGGAAATCCTCAGACATTCTCAACCATTACTACAGGTTTAGGACTTTTAGGTATTGGCACAACATGGCAGAATTTAACTTGGCCAGCTAATATCGCTAAAGGTACTCCAGTGACAGTTAAATTAGGTTCTGAATATAGCCTATTAGCTGTTGGTCAGAATTTATCAGTAGTAGGTACAAAAAATGGTAATCTTATTGGTGCAGCGCAACCAGTATCAGGATCATTATTAAACTTAATTTCAGGAGATAATACATATGAGTTTACTTTTGTTCCTTCAGATGCATCAGGTCCACAAGATTATGATGGTATTCGTATTATATCTTCTTCACTTGTAAGTGTTGCTCAAAATGTAAAAGTGTTTGATGCTCATTATAATAAACCTGTCACAGCAGTAACTTGTACACCAGGAGATATTCAGGATATCTTTTATGGTGCAACAGATTTAGGCTTGCCAATTGGAGCTGTAACCGCTGCGGTGGGGGTAAGCGATGCTTGGAATATTGCAGACAACGATGTAACTACTTTCGCAACAATGTATAGCGGAGTAAGTGCTTTAGCATCAGCAGATTTAACAGTACAATTTAAAACGCCATCTGTTCTTAGTGATACTTTAAGAATTGTGGTTTCAAAACCAGGAACTCTTTTAAGTGTTAATCTGCTTACAGGATTTACCATTCAACGTTATTTAGGAAATGTGGCAGTTGGTGCTCCAATTCAAAATACAAGCACATTATTAAGTATAAAATTATTGCCTGGAAATTCTTTGGCAATGGTATTAGTGTCTTCTCCAACAGAGATTTACGATAGAGTTAGAATTCGTTTAGGAGGTGTTGTGGGAGTATTAGATTTCTTAAGAGTTCATACTGTAGAAAGAACAGCTAATACCACAGTAATTGGAGCAGATCCGCAAAATAAAATTACGGTCTGTCCAGGTACTGAAATTGAACTTCAAATTCCTGAAGTCGCCTGTTCTACCTATCGATGGTACGATGCAGAGACAGGAGGGAACTTGGTTGCTAGTGGACCAACCTTTACAGTGCCAGACAATTTAACTGCTGGTATTTACAAATATTATGTACAACCGGTACGTTACGGTTGTGAAAATTATGCAAGAGGAGAAGTTACTGTTGAAGTAAAAGCTTCTGCTCCAGTAAATGCTTTAACAGACATTACGTTAAACGGAGGAACAGCAACATCAATTTGTTCTGCTTCTGGAACTGTAACTTTAGCAACTGGTTTAAGCGGAACTCCTGTTTTAACAAACCCTGTATACCATTGGTATAGTTTTAATGGAACAACAAGTCAGTTAATTCCTGGTGAAACAACTGCACAGTTGATAGTAAACGGATTGGCTCCGGGAACTTATACTTATTTCGTTGGAGTGAGTTCAGATGAATTGTGTGAAACTGCAGCGGCAGATAGAAAACAAATTACATTCACAATTTTGCCTCCTTCAACAGTAAATGATATTTTGGTTGATGATGTAACGGTTTGTCCAGGCTTATCAGCATCATTAACTCCGACTGCACCAGCATTAACTAGCCCAGTATTTACTTGGTATTTAGACGCAGCTAAAACGCAACCAATTACAAATGGAGATGTAATAGCAGGGGTTACTTATGCAGTAGACGCAGCTGGTATTTTAACTGCTACAGGTTTAACAAAAGCAGTAAGTCCGATAACATATTATGTAGCGGTTTCAAGCACTAATACCTGTGAAAATTTAGCAGGAACATTACAAGATGCAGTAATCATTGTTAGTGATCCAAATACTCCAACGACTACAAACAGTACTCAAGATTTCTGTTTGTCTTCTAATCCGACGGTTGCTAATATTCAAGTAAACGAGAGCAATGTTATTTGGTATGATGCAGCGATAGGCGGAAATGTAATTGCCTCAACTACTTCTTTAGTAAGCAGAATTTACTACGGAGCAGTTACAGATGCGCTTACAGGCTGTGAAAGTTCAGTGAGATTGGAAGTGACAGTAAATGTAAACGATCCAGGAACACCAACATTAGTAACAGCAGGAACTCAAAACTTCTGTTTGGCAAATGCACCGACTTTTGCAAGCATTCAGACTAATGAAACAAATATTGTGTGGTATACAGCTTTAACAGGCGGAACTTTAATTCCATCTACAACAGCTTTAACAACAGGACAATATTTTGCAGCGATTTTAGATCCAGCTTCTGGCTGTGAAAGCGCTTTAAGATTAACAGTTGATGTGATTGTAAATGATCCTGGAACGCCAACTTTGGTAACAGCAGGAACACAGAACTTCTGTCAGGAAGATGCACCGACATTTGCAAGCATTCAGACTAATGAAACAAATATTGTGTGGTATACAGCTCTAACAGGCGGAACTTTAATTCCATCTACAACAGCTTTAACAACAGGTCAATATTTTGCAGCGATTTTAGATCCAGTTTCTGGCTGTGAAAGTGCTGCAAGACTAACAGTTGATGTGATTGTAAATGACCCTGGAACGCCGACTTTGGTAACAGCAGGAACTCAAAACTTCTGTTTGGCAAATGCACCGACATTTGCAAGTGTTCAGTTCAATCAGGCAAATATAGTGTGGTATACAGCTCTAACAGGCGGAACTTTAATTCCATCTACAACAGCTTTAACAACAGGTCAATATTTTGCGGCAATTTCTGATCCAGTTTCTGGCTGTGAAAGTGCTGCAAGATTAACAGTTGATGTAATTGTAAATGACCCTGGAACGCCAACTTTGGTAACAGCAGGAACTCAAAACTTCTGTTTGGCAAATGCACCGACTTTTGCAAGCATTCAGACAAATGAAGCAAATATTGTCTGGTACACAGCTTTAACAGGCGGAACTTTAATTCCATCAACAACAGCATTAACAACAGGACAATATTTTGCAGCGATTTTAGATCCAGCTTCTGGCTGTGAAAGCGCTTTAAGATTAACAGTTGATGTGATTGTAAATGATCCTGGAACGCCAACTTTGGTAACAGCAGGAACACAGAACTTCTGTCAGGAAGATTCACCAACATTTGCAAGCATTCAGACTAATGAAACAAATATTGTGTGGTATACAGCTTTAACAGGCGGAACTTTAATTCCATCTACAACAGCTTTGACAACAGGTCAATATTTTGCCGCGATTTTAGATCCAGCTTCTGGCTGTGAAAGTGCTGCAAGATTAACAGTTGATGTGATTGTAAATGACCCTGGAACGCCAACTTTGGTAACAGCAGGAACTCAAAACTTCTGTTTGGCAAATGCACCGACTTTTGCTAGCGTTCAGTTCAATCAGGCAAATATAGTGTGGTACACAGCTCTAACGGGCGGAACAGCAATTCCATCAACAACAGCATTAACAACAGGACAATATTTTGCGGCAATTTCTGATCCAGTTTCTGGCTGTGAAAGTGCTGCAAGATTAACAGTGGACGTTATTGTAAATGACCCTGGAACGCCGACTTTGGTAACAGCAGGAACTCAAAACTTCTGTTTGGCAAATGCACCGACTTTTGCAAGCATTCAGACAAATGAAGCAAATATTGTCTGGTACACAGCTTTAACAGGCGGAACTTTAATTCCATCAACAACAGCATTAACAACAGGACAATATTTTGCAGCGATTTTAGATCCAGCTTCTGGCTGTGAAAGCGTTTCAAGATTAACAGTCGATGTTATTGTAAATGATCCTGGAACGCCAACTTTGGTAACAGCAGGAACACAGAACTTCTGTCAGGAAGATTCGCCGACATTTGCAAGCATTCAGACTAATGAAACAAATATTGTTTGGTATACAGCTCTAACAGGCGGAACTTTAATTCCATCTACAACAGCTTTAACAACAGGACAATATTTTGCAGCGATTTTAGATCCAGCTTCTGGCTGTGAAAGTGCTGCAAGATTAACAGTGGACGTTATTGTAAATGACCCTGGAACGCCAACTTTGGTAACAGCAGGAACTCAAAACTTCTGTTTGGCAAATGCACCGACTTTTGCAAGTGTTCAGTTCAATCAGGCAAATATAGCGTGGTACACAGCTCTAACAGGCGGAACAGCAATTCCATCAACTACAGCATTAACAAGCGGTACTTACTATGCAGCAATTTCAGATTCTACAACGGGCTGTGAAAGTGCTGCAAGATTAGCAGTTGATGTGATTGTAAATGATCCTGGAACGCCAACTTTGGTAACAGCAGGAACTCAAAACTTCTGTCTTGTAAATGCACCGACTTTTGCAAGCGTTCAGTTTAATCAAACAAATATTGTTTGGTATACAGCTTTAACAGGCGGAACAGCAATTCCATCAACAACAGCTTTAACAACAGGTCAGTATTTTGCGGCGATCTCAGATCCAGCAACTGGTTGTGAAAGTGTTACCAGATTATCAGTTGATGTAAATGTGACTGACCCTGCAACACCAACAACAACTGCTATTGCACAAACATTCTGTACAGGTACAAATCCTACAGTTGCTAATATTCAAGTGAATGAAAGTAATGTAGTTTGGTACACAACTCAAACAGGAGGCACTGCTTTAGCTGCGACAACTGCGCTAACTACCACAACTTATTTCGGAGCAATTAAAGATCCAGCAACAGGTTGCGAAAGCAGTGTGAGATTGCAAGTGGCTGTAACAGTTGGTAATACATTAAATCCAACGACAAATAGTACAGCACAGACTTTCTGTTCGGCAAATGCTCCAACTATTGCAAATATTCAAGTGAATGAAAGCAATGTAACATGGTTTACAGCAGCAACAGGAGGAACAGCAATTCCAGCAGGAACAGCGCTTACTTCGGGAATTTATTTCGGAAACATAGTTGATCCATCAGGTTGCGAAAGCTCGACTCGTTTGCAAGTAACAGTGACAGTAGTTGATCCGAGTGCAACACCTACTACAGCTAACACAACACAAAACTTCTGTATTTTAAATTCGCCAACAGTGGCAAATATTCAAGTAAACGAAGCAAATGTTGTTTGGTATAGTACAGCGACAGGAGGAACGGCAATTGCGCCAACAACGGCCCTTGTTACAGGTACATATTATGGTGCAGTTTCAAGTGCTATTGGATGCGAAAATCCAGCTAGATTAGTGGTTACGGTAAATGTAAATTCTCCAAGTGTAATTACAACACCAAGAACTACACAAACATTCTGTTTATCAGCTTTGCCAACATTGGCTAGTATTTTTGTAAACGAAACAAATGTAGTTTGGTATGCATCTGCAACTGGCGGAACAGCATTAGCAAATACAACTCCGCTTACAGCAACGACTTATTATGCAGGATCATTGACCAATACATTTAACGGTTGTGATAACGGACCAAGATTAGGAGTTACAATCGCATTTGAAGATGATGCTGCAGTTCAGCTTGCTACTACAGATGATACTCCTTGTGTATTCAAAGGTGTAACTTATTCAATTGCAAATGGTAAATCTAATTATGTATGGACTATTAATGGAGGTACAATTGTTTCAGGCGGTGGTACAAACGATGGTTCTGTAACAGTTTCGTGGTCAGATATTGGTCCAGGAAAAGTAACTGTAGCTTATGTTAATAATTGCGACGAAAGAACAATTAAAACGTTAGATGTTACTGTTGCAAGCTGTTCAGATTTAACTATTACGCATACTGTAGATAATCCAACACCGAACTTTGGAGATAAAGTAACGTTTACGATTACAGTAAACAATGTAGGTGAAGGAGATTTCATAAATACTATTGTGAGTGATTTACTTCCTAGCGGTT